In the bacterium genome, one interval contains:
- a CDS encoding membrane integrity-associated transporter subunit PqiC has product MRRLAPLAIALLVSACSTFGGAPPVARTYRLAYPAPAATHEAPAGIVRVAPFSVAPAYDRLGFIYRQGPYDVGVDNYNSWIAAPSAMIGELIARDLGSAGVASAVLQGPSALAPDYELSGRVEEIDELDSDGCTAHLRVRALLVRVAASGPRGPVFEELFTSDQPCVLGDPTSFVAAMSRAAQDISGQIAARVAAVR; this is encoded by the coding sequence ATGCGCCGCCTGGCTCCGCTCGCCATCGCTCTTCTGGTCAGCGCCTGTTCCACCTTCGGCGGCGCGCCGCCGGTCGCGCGCACCTACCGGCTCGCCTACCCCGCACCCGCCGCGACCCACGAGGCGCCGGCCGGCATCGTGCGCGTCGCGCCCTTCAGCGTCGCGCCCGCGTACGACCGCCTGGGCTTCATCTACCGCCAGGGCCCGTACGACGTCGGCGTCGACAACTACAACAGTTGGATTGCCGCGCCGAGCGCGATGATCGGCGAGCTCATCGCGCGTGATCTCGGCAGCGCCGGCGTCGCCTCGGCGGTGCTGCAGGGACCGTCGGCGCTGGCGCCCGACTACGAGCTCAGCGGTCGGGTCGAGGAGATCGACGAGCTCGACAGCGACGGCTGCACCGCGCACCTGCGGGTGCGCGCCCTGCTCGTGCGGGTCGCCGCCAGCGGCCCGCGCGGCCCCGTCTTCGAGGAGCTGTTCACCAGCGACCAGCCGTGCGTGCTCGGCGACCCGACGTCGTTCGTCGCCGCGATGAGCCGCGCCGCGCAGGACATCTCGGGGCAGATCGCCGCCCGGGTGGCCGCGGTCCGCTAG
- a CDS encoding enoyl-CoA hydratase/isomerase family protein, with protein sequence MIDLTRTGPVFVLAMQSGENRFNRAFLDALNGAVDEVERSRGAAALVTVGSDKFYSNGLDLDWLMSPAGEGPSFIGDFLAFFGRLLALPVPTVAAINGHAFAGGAMFALTHDFRVMRADRGFFCLPEVDLGMPFAPGMNALITGKLGRRSATDLILTGRRVGGAEALALRAVDETAAAEEVLPRAVARAEALSGKDRAIYGRLKRDLFAEAIELLATRRMP encoded by the coding sequence ATGATCGATCTCACCCGCACCGGTCCCGTGTTCGTCCTCGCCATGCAGAGCGGCGAGAACCGCTTCAACCGCGCCTTCCTCGACGCGCTGAACGGCGCCGTCGACGAAGTGGAGCGGAGCCGCGGCGCGGCGGCGCTGGTGACGGTCGGGAGCGACAAGTTCTACTCCAACGGCCTCGACCTCGACTGGCTGATGTCGCCCGCCGGCGAGGGGCCGAGCTTCATCGGCGACTTCCTCGCCTTCTTCGGCCGTCTGCTGGCCCTGCCGGTGCCGACGGTGGCGGCGATCAATGGCCACGCCTTCGCTGGCGGCGCGATGTTCGCGCTCACCCACGACTTCCGCGTCATGCGCGCCGACCGCGGCTTCTTCTGCCTGCCCGAGGTCGACCTCGGCATGCCGTTCGCTCCGGGGATGAACGCGCTCATCACCGGCAAGCTCGGGCGCCGCAGCGCCACCGATCTGATCCTCACCGGCCGCCGCGTCGGCGGCGCGGAGGCCCTGGCGCTGCGCGCGGTGGACGAGACCGCCGCCGCGGAGGAGGTGCTGCCGCGGGCGGTGGCGCGGGCCGAGGCGCTGTCGGGGAAGGATCGGGCGATCTACGGGCGGCTGAAGCGGGATCTCTTCGCCGAGGCGATCGAGCTGCTGGCGACTCGGCGGATGCCGTAG